DNA sequence from the Pithys albifrons albifrons isolate INPA30051 chromosome 24, PitAlb_v1, whole genome shotgun sequence genome:
CAAaatgtgctgcctctgcctgagGTTGAAATAGGTGTGTCTGATCCATGGAAACCTAATGGGCAGCTCAACACTGGTGTCCTTCTCCTGGTGCCAACATGCACaacactccctgccccaggtAGAAAATGTTCtatgtagaaaaaaaaccctacaaattGTGCAAAAATATCCAGCAGCTTTTAATAACTTGATTCAAGTATTGCTACAAGGTTTGTGGCTCTGCCTGCACctcagggacacagagctggctgCACAGGTGCAGAGTGATGGTAATGGATGAGCCCAGGCAGCTGGAACTGCTCCCAAGGGACTGGGGACATCCCTTCATGGATGAGCCCAGGCAGCTGGAATTGCTCCCAAGGGACTGGGGACATCCCTTCATGGATGAGCCCAGGCAGCTGGAACTGCTCCCAAGGGACTGGGGACATCCCTAGGGACACTCTGCTATCCagacaacccaaaccaggagcAGACCATGAGGTTATCAGACCCTCTCACCGTTTCCCTTGGAAAACTCCATCTAGAAAGGGTGAGAGCCTTGGGAATTCACACACTTTTCTGTTGCCTCCTGGTCTCCTCCAGACAGGCCATAATGCTGGCAGGCTGCTCTTCCCAACTCTGACAGCTGTAGACTTGCCAACCAGCACATCACGAGGGGAgtcacagagcacagagtgTTTCTTCTTCCCTGCTATAAAGGAGGGTCCCCCCAACTCGTGTCGCTGCAAAATGTGTCTGACTGACAGACAGGGTCAAAATACAGAGTTCTTCAGCCCCTCCCAGGAACCAGCCAGGAAACAGGATCAGCAGCACCCAGGACATCCTCACTAACTTCCAGGTCTGCTGGGagccagagccctcccagctgaACAGCCCAACTTACCAAGGCACAAGGAAAGCCACTCCAACAGTGGCCAAGGTGAGACTCTGGCTGGTAAGAGCCAGAACACCCTTCCATGTTGGCACAGGGGAGCAGGATGTGTTCATGGAGACAACAGGGATACCAGGGAGCTGACACCTCCTCCAGCTCAGAGTGGGAACCATTTGTCAGTGCCCACCTCCCACCCTCAGCTCAGCTCACAATTCCCAGCAGGAATCGCAGTGACCTCCTGGAGAAGGTGCCCATGGCTCAGAGGGCTGGGGACTCCCCAGGTGCAGCAGGGACCCCTGCCTTTGGCAGGAGTCTGAGGGTCCCACAAGCTGTCAGGCTCTGTCAGCCAAAAATCCTGACAGGCCACATCACAGTgaaacaagtaaacaaaaaataataaataaatgtaaaaccAAAGAAGGCAACGTCTGGCTCGAGTGAGTCTTTGGCAGCTCTGGGTCACAGGGCTGTCCTGCCTGAGGCTGGGGACATGCTGAGAGGGGAAGGTACTGCTGGAGCAaggtgcaggcacagcaggcactgggaaCATCACAGCACTGCTAGGGAAGGCCTCCTACCATGCTGGTGTCAGTTTTGGCTCCAAAGGAAGGGATTTCGCTCTTAGGACTGGATGGGGTCCCATTATCTGGCTGGATAAATCCTCTTCTGTCTATCAAACTGGAAAACACAAAGGGGAGAGGAGTTAGGGGAATGAGGACTGAAGCCAGGAGCTCACAAGCCATGGGGAGGGCTCCTCGTGGGAGCTGCCAATCAAAGCAGGGCAGGATGTTGGAGAGCATCCTGCCCATCAAACCACACGCTTGTCACACAAACCACCAGCCAGcccacaggcacacagagctctgggttACCACAAACCCCAAAGGGAACTGGCCAAAGGTcttcaaacacaaaaacaacgtgaatgaggaaagaaaaggagtaaAACACTATTCTCCTCCTCACAACCTCCCAGCTAACAGCTGGGCTCCCTGAATCCATGGATTTAGCAGctctgaacagcagcactgggatttTGGCACTTGTGAACCCAAAGAAGAGCCTGGAGGGCACTTCAGAGCAGGGCCTGATGTAAGTATAAACCACACTTtattctgatcctcctctgctgctgttaCACCAAATTAGCACCACTGAGATGCTCCACGTGAATCCAAACTGGATCCACTGAACAGACTCCCACATGctccaggacaggctgagagcacCAAGAAAGattcccagctcctgtggcagggcagagcagggccttACTCTGCCCAACTGCACCATCTTGTGACCAAGCAGTGATTATCCTGTGCTGCAGGTAACTCACACCCAGGTAAGAGCCTTTGGTGGGGTGATACTGAGCATTCCAGGCGATGTAAGAGTTGGTGAAACCCAGGATCtctgcactgcctggggcagTCAGAGCACAGGAGGGAAAACATGCTGAAAATCATAGgatcatggaatagtttggggtggaagggaccttaagggtCATCTCATTCCAGTACCCTGCCAGGGCAAAAGCAGTGGTGCTAGTGCTGATATTGGCCATCTGCTGCCAAGCCCTTTGGTGCTGTTACTCTCCCCTCATTCAGTTGTAGGGTGTGTCTTATCTTCAAGTTCCATGAAACCATTACAAGTGACCCAAACTCATCAAGCTCCAACACAGAAGCAACAGTTCATTTCCTACTTACACATCTCCAGCCTTTCTCTGCAGAGTGGGGAGCTGTTCCCTCCACATCATCAAAgcaggtgtgtctgtgctgaCAGTCTCCCCTGAACCATGATAAATCTGTCCTTTCCAAGGCCCCTCTCCCAGAGCAGGATGCAATTCCCAGCACTTTGGAGGTCCAAGGCTCTTACCTGGGATGGAATGGtccacacagcactgcacagcagttTGTGAGGATACTTTTATGGCTGTAGGGATTGGCAAACTCCGAGCCCCTCTTATTTGACCAGGACCCTTTGATCTGAAAGGATGGACACAGGTTAGGACAGGAAAGATGTGGGAGCACATAATGACAGGATGGTTTGTCTTACCAAaaacatcatagaatcatagaatcagtcgggttggaagagacctgagATCGTTAAGttcaacccttaatccaaccccactgtgatcaccagcccatggcactcagtgccacgtccagtcccacctcaaaaacctccagggtcggagaatccaccccctctctgggcaggccactccaatgcctgagcactctctctgtaaagaacttcttcctgatatccaacctaaacctcctctggcagagcttaagcccctgccctcttgtcctactgttggttgcctgagagaagagaccaaccctcacctggctacaacatcctttcaggtagttctggacagtgataaggtctcccctgagcctcctcttctctagaCTGAACACCctcaggtccctcagcctttcctcataggacttgtgccCAACCAAGTACTTTcaccagcctccttgctcttctctggaccctccCTCTTTGCTTTAACAAGCAGCAAAGTGCTGCCTGTCCAAAACTGTACCCTCCCCGTGCTGTGGTcaccctctgcctcctcctccccctcccctctccaagGCTGAAGGCCCATCAGGGCAGGGCTCCAGCTCATGGTCCCTCCTGGGCccttcaggctgaacaaacaaGGAGGGGATTCCCAGCTCATGCTGCAGCCAACAGGCTGCCCTGTCCTCACCCTGAGCAGCTGTCACAGGACTCTGTTTCGAAACCAGCAGGCGTGGGCACACAGGGGTGGGCAGATGCTATACCTGGCCTCAGGCCCCGGCTCCACTGAACCATTTACCAGCACCTTTACCAGCACATTTCCTCCTCTTGTTTTACTTcctcccctccagctgcagcttaAGGCTGGCAATGAGGACAGAGAGGCAACAACGGGCCACTGGTGCTCTCAGTACTGGGGTACAACCTCCGTGAGCATCACTTACAGCCTTGAGCAGTTCTGCCACACCTCTGAATGGAAGGtggagaggaaaggggaaaaaaaagggatgcaaacctgccttctgcagtgctggaagCTTCCAGCATGGATTACAGGTACGCCTGGCCAGAAGGGTGAATTTTGATTCCAAGGATCAGACAAATGTTGCTTTCCCACACAatctgccctgctcagggcactCACTTGGCCCTTGGAGTCTGCATGCACCCCAGACTGAAACTTAATCTCATCAGATGTCTGTACAATATTTGCTAATTAGAGATGAGGAACCAGCAGAGACAAAGGGACTCGCCCAGAGTCTTGGAGGAAACCCGTGGTTACACAGGATGCTGAATTCACATCACCAAACTGACACCCAAGTAAATCTCTGGGGCCAGCCTTCCTTTTTTAATCTCAGAACTCCTAATTTTAAGCAAGGCCACAAACAGATTGGAAAAAACAGACACATGATGGTTTTAATTCAGCTACCTGAAACTGCAGCCTAaactgccctgggcacaggctgtTTGCTCTGCAGTGGGTTATCACAGGCAGCACATCCTACAGAGACACTGCACTGAGGCAGCCAAGGATTCCCTGAAAACCTGCTCAGGGTGGATCAGGCACAACCTGGAAGAAGGAGCATGCAGGGACTTACACAGGACAAATATCCAGGTACTTACATCTTCATTTGTCGTCAGGTTGGAGGCAACTAAATAAGTGTGAAAACCTGAGAGGCCCAAAATAGACCagactgagaaaaaacaaatcaccagctccagcacagtGAAATAAAAGTCAAGGAAGTCTCAAACAACAAAATCATCCTgcaaggagaggcagaggaCTGTTTGGGGAGGTTTGGGCAAGCTtctcattcccattccctgtgcTGGTCTGCAGAGACCCAGCAAGGCAcagcctgctccagctgcttcccTCTCCATCTAAACTTGCAAACTGGGTAACAACTTTGTCACCCACCCTTACAAAGAGCTCCTGACCCCTCCTTCTTAATTAGTTGCTGCATCAGTGCTTGACACCccaagcagctgctggcagcacaaGGATATCTCGCGGGTGTCGTCTTCAGAGTGATCAGGAATCCATCCCTCTGGGAGCCTGCAAAGCAAAACAGGGAAAGGAATGGCAGCCCATCAGGCAGTCCTGTGTCTCCAGCCAAAACTCTACTCCTGACCAGGCAGACACCTCCCTGTGAGCTGTATGgatctgtctgtctgcctgagGAACATCTGCAGTCTGGGACTCTGCAGAAATGTCagtgcacagacacagctccaggGGATTTGAGGCTGATGGGAAAGTCACCTTCCCTGCCACCTTAGGAACGAATGGAGCAgcatctcctctgctctgggaggggagaaccctgtccccagctctcaaggtccctctgcagagagatGCAGGTGGATCTGTGCTTCCCTGAAGTCTGGGACCCTCTTAAATTCCCACCTGACTGGTGGAACCCCACCAGACCCTTCCCATGCTCTGTCTCAACAGGAACAGTGACCCAGAGCTGCCTGAGGCTGTTGGTGGCCAGATACTCACGCAGGGTGAGGTGGGTGACGACGCAGGCGAAGATGAAGGCGGTcaggaaggacagggagaggatgAAGGCGTAGAAATAGCGGTAGTTGCGTTTCCCCACACAGTTCCCCACCCAAGGGCAGTGGTGATCGAACCTCTCTGAAACAAAAGGACACAGGAGGGACAAAGTGAGGACTCCTGCCACCTCACACCCAAAATGGAGCAAACTCTGCTCAGACTCCAAAAATGAGGAGCTATAAATTGAGCTTACACACACCATCCTGAGACCACAACCTCTGCAGCAGCACGTAGGCACAGGGTTCAGTgaggcactgctgcctgcccaCATGGCCCTTTTTATCATCAAAGGCCAAAGCTTTCCTCTCACAAGCCTTGTGGCTGGTAACCATCACTACAACAGGAGTGTTTGGATTGTTGGGGTGCCTGTGAAGGGCCAgcagctggactggatgatccctgtgggtcccttccagctcaggatatccTACAATTCCATGACAAACCCCATTCCCCTGCTCAGAACACcagcacctctccctgccccactcaCCCACACAGTTGTCGCAGACGCTGCAGTGGGAGGTGCGTGGGGGGCGGAACATCTTGCAGGTGTAGCAGTACTTGAGCTTCACCACGTACTTGTTGATCACCACCTCCATGGTGCGGGCGGGAGGGCGGTACGTGGAGGTCCCCATGCTGTCTGCAAGGGCAAGGAGGGACACTCAGACCCTTCTGCTTCCTGGCCTGGCATGGCAAGGGACTGGCACGTGCTCTCCTGGTTTTAATGAGAGCCAAGAGGCTGGCAGGAACTCCAGTCAGCTCCTCGCAGCATTATTTATGTCCTCTCTTTGTTCAGTGGCAACGCTGCTGGGATGCCAAGAGGAAGCAGTGAGTGCCCAGTGCTGTGAGAACAACAGGCAATTTATAAATAGAGAGGGTAAAGCAGTGCCCAGTAACACCAGCTCATCTCTGAGTGTCCAGTGGGTCACAACATCTGTGAATGCACGTGTggctcctcctctgctctgacAGAAATCAGAGTGGCCTCATCAGGAGCATCCCTGCCACTGCCAGCACACACCCTGCCacctcccagctggagctggggcatCACCAGCCTCAAGGGACTCATTTCCATCACCACAGGGAAGGACAGCAGCAGGTGTCAAGTGCTGCAGCAGATTCCTTGAAATTTGACATGCGTGTGTTTGTAGAAtgagaggattcctcctcctGAAGACTGAAACTGAGGATTTCGAGAAACATCACAAGTTATATCTGTCTGTTCTGGCACTTCATTATTCCCTGGGGACTGGCAGCTGGAGACTGTTTATCTGCACAGCAAAAGCTGGAAAACCTCTCTATCACATTTGCAATCTTGGAGGTTATTCCTTTTACTGACTCCTTAAAGAGCACCTTTCCAACTCTGAGGGAGTCTTTGAAAATGGTGATGCAACAGTGAGCATGTTAAGAGGATA
Encoded proteins:
- the ZDHHC18 gene encoding palmitoyltransferase ZDHHC18 isoform X2 — protein: MKDCEYRQIPPGAAAGPGPGSAASPPPAVPPRPRRKWEVFPGRNRFYCGGRLMLARHSGVFALTLGLILLTSGLFFAFDCPFLATHLTLAIPIIGAVLFFFVISCLLQTSFRDPGILPRATPSEAADLEKRIDSMGTSTYRPPARTMEVVINKYVVKLKYCYTCKMFRPPRTSHCSVCDNCVERFDHHCPWVGNCVGKRNYRYFYAFILSLSFLTAFIFACVVTHLTLRSQRDGFLITLKTTPASVLELVICFFSVWSILGLSGFHTYLVASNLTTNEDIKGSWSNKRGSEFANPYSHKSILTNCCAVLCGPFHPSLIDRRGFIQPDNGTPSSPKSEIPSFGAKTDTSMVGGLP
- the ZDHHC18 gene encoding palmitoyltransferase ZDHHC18 isoform X1, which gives rise to MKDCEYRQIPPGAAAGPGPGSAASPPPAVPPRPRRKWEVFPGRNRFYCGGRLMLARHSGVFALTLGLILLTSGLFFAFDCPFLATHLTLAIPIIGAVLFFFVISCLLQTSFRDPGILPRATPSEAADLEKRIDSMGTSTYRPPARTMEVVINKYVVKLKYCYTCKMFRPPRTSHCSVCDNCVERFDHHCPWVGNCVGKRNYRYFYAFILSLSFLTAFIFACVVTHLTLRSQRDGFLITLKTTPASVLELVICFFSVWSILGLSGFHTYLVASNLTTNEDIKGSWSNKRGSEFANPYSHKSILTNCCAVLCGPFHPSLIDRRGFIQPDNGTPSSPKSEIPSFGAKTDTSMEDACQDFAISCTA